The DNA sequence TCGGGCAGCGGCTTCGGCTGCGTGGCCTCCGCGGCGATCTCGGCCGCCGCCTCGGTGACGTCCTCGGCCTCGGCCACGGCGGCCTGCTCCGGCTCGGCCGGCTGCTGACCGGTACCGGCCGCGGCCTTCTTCTTCTTGCGCTTGCCGCCGCCGGCGGCGGACGGCTGGTCCATGTGGACGATCACACCGCGGCCGTTGCAGTGCACACAGGACTCGGAGAAGGACTCCAGCAGCCCCTGGCCGACCCGCTTACGGGTCATCTGGACCAGGCCGAGCGAGGTGACCTCCGCCACCTGGTGCTTCGTGCGGTCCCGGCCCAGGCACTCCAGCAGTCGGCGCAGCACCAGGTCGCGGTTGGACTCCAGCACCATGTCGATGAAGTCGATCACGATGATGCCGCCGAGGTCGCGCAGCCGCAGCTGGCGCACGATCTCCTCGGCCGCCTCCAGGTTGTTCCTGGTGACCGTCTCCTCCAGGTTGCCGCCCTGGCCGGTGAACTTGCCGGTGTTGACGTCGATGACGACCATCGCCTCGGTCCGGTCGATCACCAGCGAGCCGCCGCTGGGCAGCCAGACCTTGCGGTCCAGCGCCTTCATCAGCTGCTCGTCGATCCGGTAGGTGGCGAAGACGTCGACGTCCGAGGTCCACTTCTGGAGCCGGTCCACGAGGTCGGGCGCCACGTGCGAGACATAGCCGTGGATGGTCTGCCAGGCGTCGTCACCGCTGACGATGACCTTGGAGAAGTCCTCGTTGAAGATGTCGCGGACGACCCGGACGGTCATGTCGGGCTCGCCGTAGAGCAGCGACGGGGCGCCACCGCTCTTCGCCTTCTTCTGGATCTCCTCCCACTGCGCCTGTAGCCGGGCGACGTCGCGGGACAGCTCCTCCTCGCTCGCGCCCTCGGCGGCGGTGCGGACGATCACGCCCGCGTCCTCGGGGACGATCTTCTTGAGGATCTGCTTCAGCCGCGCCCGCTCGGTGTCGGGCAGCTTGCGGCTGATGCCGGTCATCGAGCCCTCGGGCACATAGACCAGGTAGCGGCCCGGGAGGGAGACCTGGCTGGTCAGCCGGGCGCCCTTGTGGCCGATCGGGTCCTTGGTGACCTGCACCAGGACGGACTGGCCGGACTTCAGGGCGGTCTCGATGCGGCGCGGGCCGCCTGCGAGCCCCAGGGCCTCGAAGTTCACCTCGCCCGCGTACAGCACGGCGTTGCGGCCCTTGCTGATGTCGACGAAGGCCGCCTCCATCGACGGCAGCACGTTCTGGACCTTGCCCAGGTAGACGTTGCCGACGTAGCTGGTCGCCTGCTCCTTGTTGACGAAGTGCTCGACGAGGACGTTGTCCTCCAGCACCCCGATCTGGGTGCGGTCGCCGTGCTGCCGGACGACCATGACCCGCTCGACCGCCTCGCGGCGGGCCAGGAACTCGGCCTCGGTGATGATCGGCACACGACGACGGCCCTGCTCACGGCCCTCGCGACGGCGCTGCTTCTTGGCCTCCAGACGCGTCGATCCCTTGATCGACTGCACCTCGTCGGCGCCGGACTCGGCCTCCTTGCCACGCCGCTCCCGCGGCTCACGGACCTTGACGACCGTACGCTCCGGGTCGTCACCGCTCGTCTCCACGTCGACGGCCTCGCCGCTGCGCCGACGGCGGCGACGGCGACGACGGCTGCTGGCGCTGGTGGTACCGCCGAGCTCGCCGGCCCCGGGGCCGGCCGCCTCGTCCTGGTCCTCGCCCTGCTCCTCGGCGCTCTCGCCCTCGGCGGCGGGCTCGTCCTCGTACCGCTCACCGGTCTCGGCCTCGGGACGCCCCTCGGCGCCCTCGGCCTCGGCGGCCTCGCCCCGACGGCGACGGCGTCCGCCCCGGCGACGGCGGCGGGCCGGACGGTCGCCCGACTCCTCCTCGCCGTGCTCGCCCTCGGGCTGGTCCGACTCGGGCTGACCGGACTCGGCCTCGGCCTCGGCCCCGGTCTCCTCTGCCTCCGGGTGCTCCTCGACGGGCTCACCGCCACGGCGGCGGCGCCGACGGCGGCTGGTGGGCGCCTCGGGCTCGACGGTCTCGGCCGTCAGCTGCTCCTGGTCTTCCTCCTCCTCGGCCTCCCGCAGCGCGGCGGCGGCGCTCTCCGGCGTCTGGAAGACCGGCTCGGTGAAGACCGGCGCCTGGAACACGGCCTTCGGCGGGCGGACCGCCCGGCGCCGCGAGCGGGGCGCGGGCTCCGGCTCCGCCTCGGACGCGGCCTCGGCAGCCGGGGCCTCAGCGGCCGGAGTCTCGACGGCGGGGGTCTCGACGGCCTGCGGCTCCGGCGCGGCGGCCGGCTCCTCGGCGGCGGGTGCGGCGCTACGGGCGGCCCGGCGGCGGGTGCGGGCGCGCGGCGCCTCCACGGCCTCCGTACCGGCGGTCTCCTCGGCGCTCTCGCTCCGCTGCCCGGCGACGGACTCCTCGGCCACGGGCTCCGCAGCCACAGGCTTCTCGGCGACGGACTCTTCGGTGACGGGCTCCTCGGCGGCCTCGGCCTGCGGCGGGCCGGCGGGGGCGGTGGCCTTACGGGTGGCACGACGACGCGTACGGGCGGGCGCCGCAGGCACAGTCTCCGCCTCGGCAGCCGCGCCGGACTCCTCCGCCTCGGCCGGCGTCTCCGCCTCCTCCGGCTTCGCCGCCTCCACGGGCGCACCCGCCGGAGCGGTCGCCTTACGGGTCGCACGACGACGCGTACGGGTCCGCGGGGTCTCGTCGGCCGGGGCATCGTCGGCTGGGGCCGTGGCCTCGTCACCAGCGGCCGCCGCAGACGACGCGTCCGCGTCGGCGGCCTCGGCCTGCGGCGGGCCGGCGGGGGCGGTGGCCTTACGGGTGGCACGACGACGCGTACGGGCGGGCGCCGCAGGCACGGTCTCCGCCTCGGCAGCCGCGCCCGACTCCTCCGCCTCGGCCGGCGTCTCCGCCTCCTCCGACTTCGCCGCCTCCACGGGCGCA is a window from the Streptomyces luomodiensis genome containing:
- a CDS encoding Rne/Rng family ribonuclease translates to MLEPIEPTQPFQPLGPSAARAAAPGDAIESTPSDTLPPRRRRAASRPAGPPAGAVSDAEVTTPSVPAIPADQAGSAGSSEAASVADAAVVTASGSASGPDAASAAPPARPRRRATRKAAAPAGSPEAAETVVPADAGRGGEAAEAATEPVVEAAPEAAPPARTRRRATRKATAPAGAPVEAAKSEEAETPAEAEESGAAAEAETVPAAPARTRRRATRKATAPAGPPQAEAADADASSAAAAGDEATAPADDAPADETPRTRTRRRATRKATAPAGAPVEAAKPEEAETPAEAEESGAAAEAETVPAAPARTRRRATRKATAPAGPPQAEAAEEPVTEESVAEKPVAAEPVAEESVAGQRSESAEETAGTEAVEAPRARTRRRAARSAAPAAEEPAAAPEPQAVETPAVETPAAEAPAAEAASEAEPEPAPRSRRRAVRPPKAVFQAPVFTEPVFQTPESAAAALREAEEEEDQEQLTAETVEPEAPTSRRRRRRRGGEPVEEHPEAEETGAEAEAESGQPESDQPEGEHGEEESGDRPARRRRRGGRRRRRGEAAEAEGAEGRPEAETGERYEDEPAAEGESAEEQGEDQDEAAGPGAGELGGTTSASSRRRRRRRRRSGEAVDVETSGDDPERTVVKVREPRERRGKEAESGADEVQSIKGSTRLEAKKQRRREGREQGRRRVPIITEAEFLARREAVERVMVVRQHGDRTQIGVLEDNVLVEHFVNKEQATSYVGNVYLGKVQNVLPSMEAAFVDISKGRNAVLYAGEVNFEALGLAGGPRRIETALKSGQSVLVQVTKDPIGHKGARLTSQVSLPGRYLVYVPEGSMTGISRKLPDTERARLKQILKKIVPEDAGVIVRTAAEGASEEELSRDVARLQAQWEEIQKKAKSGGAPSLLYGEPDMTVRVVRDIFNEDFSKVIVSGDDAWQTIHGYVSHVAPDLVDRLQKWTSDVDVFATYRIDEQLMKALDRKVWLPSGGSLVIDRTEAMVVIDVNTGKFTGQGGNLEETVTRNNLEAAEEIVRQLRLRDLGGIIVIDFIDMVLESNRDLVLRRLLECLGRDRTKHQVAEVTSLGLVQMTRKRVGQGLLESFSESCVHCNGRGVIVHMDQPSAAGGGKRKKKKAAAGTGQQPAEPEQAAVAEAEDVTEAAAEIAAEATQPKPLPEPVFAADEELYSSAAEAEAAATRGRTRRRATRKVTAPAGAPKAAGRPEGAVVVVADEPKETPQAVPEPAPEAAVEAPAPAPVEEPVAAPQPEAVAPLEAVPAPRTRRRVTRKVTAPAGSPTGSEEAAVVVVSAPAAEPEPASEPERPEPSPEPEAVSQDAPAEGAPAEDASAETETETETEAPAKKTARKAAAKKAPAKKTAAKKTAAKKTAAKKTAAKKTTAKKTTAKKTTAKKTAAKKTAAAEQQTPPSVSAAAED